In Lactiplantibacillus pentosus, the sequence GGTATGAGCAGAGGCGGACATCCGGTTGTAAAAGATGCCTTCAGGAGGGACGGACTGCAGATCAATGTGACCACTTGATAGGTCCCAAAGTTCATAGGGAATCTGTTTTTGTTGCAACCATGTCACAAGGTGGCGGGTCCAGTCGAGGTTTTCGTGTAAAAATATAAACTTTTGGTTGTGATTCTGACATATGATTAGCTCCAATCTTTATTCGTTGGCGAGTTTTGATGAAATTGGTTTCGTCGCAGTGGCTTGTAATTGTCCTTCGATGGCTTTAGCCGCAATTGCGTTACCTAAAACATTGAGTGCAGTTCGGCCGGCGTTGGCAAAGAAATCAACGGCGAAGATTAATGCGACCCCTTCTTTGGGCAATCCAAGTTGAGTCGCCGTGGCGAGTAGGACGACAATGGCACCAGAAGGAACCGTCGCAATGGTTTTACTAATAAATGTTAGTAGTAAGACGATCGTAGCGAGTGTTGTTAACGATAGAGACAAGTTATAGCTGTTAGCAACAAAAGCGACGGCCAACGAAAGATAGACAGTTGCACCTTCCAAGTTAAAGGTATAGCCTAGCGGAATCACAAAATCAGTGACCGTTTGAGAAGCACCATTTGCTTTTAGTCGTTCTAGTAATTTAGGAAGTACAACGCTAGAACTACCAGTGAAAAAGGCGAGGGTGAACAAGT encodes:
- a CDS encoding dicarboxylate/amino acid:cation symporter encodes the protein MVGLYVGYAALLLIVFPIIASIYRVPYLATLREIRDLFTLAFFTGSSSVVLPKLLERLKANGASQTVTDFVIPLGYTFNLEGATVYLSLAVAFVANSYNLSLSLTTLATIVLLLTFISKTIATVPSGAIVVLLATATQLGLPKEGVALIFAVDFFANAGRTALNVLGNAIAAKAIEGQLQATATKPISSKLANE